Proteins encoded within one genomic window of Streptomyces agglomeratus:
- a CDS encoding Scr1 family TA system antitoxin-like transcriptional regulator, with protein sequence MPTCWHAQWLGAGGRPPMAANNDPTVRGAVVYLERFTSGLCLERPADVQQYSALYTHLQAQAHSPDHT encoded by the coding sequence ATGCCAACCTGCTGGCACGCGCAGTGGCTTGGAGCTGGAGGTAGACCGCCCATGGCGGCGAACAACGACCCCACCGTCAGGGGAGCAGTGGTGTACCTGGAGAGGTTCACCAGCGGCCTCTGCCTGGAAAGGCCGGCCGACGTCCAGCAGTACAGCGCGCTGTACACGCACCTGCAGGCCCAGGCCCACAGCCCGGACCACACCCA
- a CDS encoding permease prefix domain 1-containing protein, with product MSATSRQADPIEDYIAALTAALHGPARIKARMIEEIHDGLADTVEAHTREGMAYQRAAHQAVGEFGTLDELVPSCQRELTITQARHTARAVALTAPFLVACWYLAWTTDHDQPWQLPRTAQLLAVHLAGVASVAALLAAATLATTGTLARWLPIPHQLPLAVAWTGTTASVAMAVATLALATASVLATNWPLLAFAGALAAASHAVVAASARACRQCARLPAT from the coding sequence ATGAGCGCCACCAGTCGGCAAGCCGACCCCATCGAGGATTACATCGCGGCCCTTACAGCCGCCCTGCACGGCCCGGCCCGAATCAAGGCCCGGATGATCGAGGAGATACACGACGGCCTCGCGGACACGGTAGAGGCGCACACCCGCGAAGGAATGGCCTACCAGCGCGCCGCCCACCAAGCAGTGGGAGAGTTCGGGACCCTCGACGAACTCGTGCCGAGCTGCCAACGGGAACTGACCATCACCCAGGCCCGGCACACCGCCCGGGCCGTCGCCCTCACCGCCCCCTTCCTGGTCGCCTGCTGGTACCTGGCCTGGACCACCGACCACGATCAGCCCTGGCAGCTGCCACGCACGGCTCAGCTACTGGCCGTTCATCTGGCCGGTGTTGCCAGCGTCGCAGCACTACTCGCCGCGGCGACGCTGGCCACCACCGGCACCCTCGCCCGCTGGCTGCCCATTCCGCACCAGCTGCCCCTCGCGGTCGCATGGACCGGTACTACCGCCAGCGTTGCCATGGCGGTCGCGACGCTCGCGCTCGCCACCGCCTCCGTCCTGGCCACGAACTGGCCACTGCTCGCGTTCGCCGGCGCACTCGCAGCCGCGTCGCACGCCGTGGTGGCAGCCTCGGCCCGCGCCTGCCGCCAATGCGCGCGCCTGCCGGCCACGTGA
- a CDS encoding PadR family transcriptional regulator, producing MRADAVRGHLDGLLLAVLEPGPLHGYAIIAAVQHRSRGALELRTGTIYPALNRLERLGLLSSSWQSSGERRRRCYELTDAGRHTLASERTAWSEFTTAIGSVLNPAAPPGFAT from the coding sequence ATGAGGGCAGACGCGGTGCGAGGGCACCTGGACGGACTGTTGCTGGCCGTGCTTGAACCAGGCCCGCTGCACGGCTACGCGATCATCGCCGCGGTCCAACACCGCAGCAGGGGCGCACTTGAGCTGCGCACGGGCACGATCTACCCGGCCTTGAACCGGCTGGAGCGGCTCGGGCTGCTGAGCAGCAGCTGGCAATCTTCTGGTGAACGGCGACGGCGATGCTACGAACTCACCGACGCCGGACGGCACACCCTGGCCAGCGAGCGCACCGCGTGGAGCGAGTTCACCACAGCGATCGGCTCGGTCCTGAACCCCGCCGCACCGCCCGGGTTTGCCACATGA
- a CDS encoding DUF2269 family protein: protein MTKVLLSVHVLAAILAVGSITVAASMFPRYALQASGGQDPDGRAAGIAALLHRICRGYALAGLAVPVFGLATGALLGVLTDAWLIASLALTVIAAAILAMAILPGQQRLLALTQDSAPQDGQRPAATRLTMLTGIFNVLWAIVVILMIVRPGSTTGA from the coding sequence GTGACCAAGGTGCTGCTGTCCGTACATGTCCTCGCGGCGATTCTGGCGGTCGGATCGATCACGGTGGCCGCGTCCATGTTCCCCCGCTACGCGCTGCAGGCATCTGGCGGCCAGGATCCGGACGGGCGAGCCGCCGGGATCGCCGCACTCCTGCACCGGATCTGCCGCGGCTACGCTCTCGCCGGTCTCGCCGTGCCGGTCTTCGGGCTCGCCACCGGAGCCCTGCTCGGCGTCCTCACCGACGCCTGGCTGATCGCATCGCTCGCGTTGACCGTGATCGCCGCGGCCATCCTCGCCATGGCCATCCTGCCCGGCCAGCAGCGCCTGCTCGCGTTGACCCAGGACTCAGCGCCCCAGGACGGGCAGCGTCCCGCGGCGACCCGGCTGACCATGCTCACCGGCATCTTCAACGTCCTCTGGGCGATCGTCGTCATCCTGATGATCGTCCGTCCTGGCTCGACCACGGGAGCGTGA